The DNA region CCTTGCCAAATCGGAATATAAGGTACATCTGCGGCCATCAACTCCTGAATCTCTCCAAAAATTGCCTTGCGAGCTTCAAGATCAGTTTCAGTGCGCTGGGAATCGATAAGCTCATTCATCGTTTCACTCCAATAGAAAGAGCCTTGGTTTTGCGCACCACCTGCTTCACAACCGGTTGCTTCATCGCCTTCATCACAATCCAACATTGGATGAATATAGTTATCAGCATCGAGAAAATCAGGATACCAATTTCCCAAGGCTGCGGGATAAACACCCTGTGCAATATTTTTAAAGTAATTTGCGCCTTCAACGCTGCTTGGTTCAAACACAAGCATGCCGTCTAATTCCCGCGTTGCAAATTCTTTAAGCGTTGTCGCAATAATGCCACGGGTTGTGGAGCCGGAAGGATACCACAATGGCACAACAGCCGGATTTTCTGCACTAAAACCAGCTTCATTCAGCAAGGTTTTTGCTGCTTCAATATTGGCATTGCCATAAACATCTTCAAAGATCGGTTCAGAAGCAGCGAAGGATGTCGGAATCAAACTATATAAAGGTTCTGCCTGTCCCTGTAAAACTCGCTCATTAATTAAGTTACGGTCAATCAAATGGGCGATCGCCTGCCTGACTTCCAGTTGGTCGAGAGGCGCAAGATTACGATTGAGCACCATGAAATTCACAGCCGTGCCATCCGCTTCAAGGGCTTGTACTTGACCATTCTCTGCGTCGGCGAGGAGATTGGTGATTTGCTCAGGTTCTAGAGATTGATAGGCAATATCCACAGCACCTGTGCGCAGCGAGTTAAAAAGATTGGCTGCATTACTACCAAAGATCTGGAAATCAACTCCAGCATTTTTCGGCGCTTCTCCCCAATAATCTGAGTTGCGGTCTAGCTTAATCGTGTCACTATTAAATTCCGCAAGTGTATAAGGACCAGTGCCTACCAAAGTATTCGGCGCAAAGTTTCCAGACCCAATTTCATAGGCTGCGGGAGAAACAGCACTTGCCCCTGCAAAAGCCAGCAATGCGGGAAATGCAGCAAAAGGTCTTTGGAGAGTAATGGTCAATTGATACTCACCAGTCACCTCAACAGTGCCGATAATATCGCCAAGTAAAAAGGATGGTTTCCCTTGATTTTGCATAAAGCGATCAAGAGAAAACTTCATTGCCTCAGCATTAAAAGTTTCTCCATCGTGGAACAGTACATCTTCCCGCAGCGGAATCGTATAGCTCAAACCATCTTCACTGATAATCGGCATCTCTGTCGCTAGCAAAGGTTTAATTTCCGTGGTACCAACTTCGTATGTATAGAGGCTTTCCGTAACGTTATAGATAATATTTAGCCCGGCGATCTCATAGCTATCAGCAGGGTCAATAGTGCGAGGCTGTGCAGTCGTTCCCAACAGAATGCGGTTATCGGCACTAGGGGCAACTTCTTCAGTGCTTGTACTTGTATTTGTCGTATCAGGGGAAGGGTTACAGCCAACTAATGTCGCGCCAAAAATCAAGGCGATCGCCGCCGATGTGTAGACCGAGCGGGGAAGCATAGAAAATTTTTTCGACAGACTAAACATATTTATCGCTAATTCACGCTAAGAAAGTCGTTCGATCATATCGGTATTTGCCCATGCCGAACAGCTACAATCATGCTTTCTAGACGAAATCTCCCATATTCACCCCCATAGCTAAGCAGAAAAGATACATCTAACATCGCCACAATTCCCCAAACCTAAGACAATAAAAAACCCTCTCCAAATCAAGAGAAGGCAAAATCAAACATAAAATATTTTCCTTACTTATCCATCAGTTGGAACAGCATTCACATCAACCGTTGGAGCCGCACCTGCTTCATCAGCATTTGGCGCTTGAGTCTGTTGACGTTTCTGAAAAAACTCCATTGCAATCTGCGAGAGTTCAGCTAATAACAAAGAAACAATAATCGCATCATCTACTTGACCAGCAAGCGGAAAAAAATCTGGCGAAATATCTATGGGACTAATCACATATGCAAGGGTACCGAGAATAATCCACCAACGGTATTTTGGGTTGCGTAAAGTACTGCGATACCAATCATAAATAGCCTTCGGAGAAAGAGACATAATCGAGGCTCAAACCTTCTAAATCAATACTTTTATCTTGCCAGTAAACCTCTAAAATTACCCAGTGTAGAAAACCGTCACCACTACACCATTTACCAAATTCAGCCAAACAAAAAGGGAGCCAGACCAAAGTCCAACTCCCTTTTTGTAATTCAATTTATAGCGATCAAGTCATAAGACTAAGCCAGAGCAACTGAAATTAAGTTCTCTCAGCGTTAACTGTAGACTTATCACCAACCTTCTTATAGAAACCCCACTCAACCTGAGTGTTAGCAAGTTCAGGGTCAACACCAGCGAATACGTCGCGGTAGAGAGTACGAGAACCATGCCAAATATGGCCGAAGAAGAAGAATAATGCAAATACGGCGTGACCAAAGGTAAACCAACCACGAGGGCTAGTACGGAATACACCGTCAGAACCTAAGGTCTCAGTATCGAATTCAAAGGACTCACCAAGCTGAGCACGACGAGCATATTTTCTGATAGTCGCAGTGTCAGTAAAGCTTTGACCATCAAGCTCACCACCGTAGAAGGTAGCAGTGACGCCAGCTTGCTCAACAGAGAACTTAGACTCAGAACGACGGAAAGGAATATCCGCACGGATAACACCTTCAGCGTCAGTCATGATGACAGGAAAAGTCTCGAAGAAGTTAGGCATACGACGAACAGTAAGCTCACGACCTTCCGAATCAGTAAAGATGGGGTGACCAGACCAAGACTGTGCAATACCGTCACCTTGATCCATAGGACCAGTACGGAACAAACCACCTTTTGCGGGGCTGTTACCGACGTAGTCATAGAATGCAAGTTTTTCAGGAATAGTATTCCAAGCTTCAGAGAGTGTTGCGCCAGCAGCGACTTCAGCGTCTACACGACGTTGAATCTCGGTGTTGAAATAATCGCTATCCCATTGATAACGGGTAGGACCAAACAATTCGATAGGAGTTGTTGCATTGCCATACCACATTGTTCCTGCAACGATAAACGCCGCAAAGAACACAGCTGCAATACTACTGGAGAGTACTGTCTCGATGTTACCCATACGAAGTGCCTTGTACAGACGCTCAGGAGGACGAACACTGAGGTGGAATAGACCAGCAATAATACCGACGATACCAGCAGCAATGTGGTGAGCAACAACGCCACCAGGACTGAATGGGTTAAAACCACTCGGTCCCCAATCAGGTGCTACAGCTTGGACATGACCCGTTACACCGTAAGGGTCAGAAATCCACATACCTGGTCCCCAGACACCACTAAGGTGGAATGCTCCAAAGCCGAAGCAAAGAAGACCGGATAAGAACAGGTGAATACCAAACATTTTAGGTAAGTCCAAAGCGGGCTTACCAGTACGAGAATCAACGAAGAGTTCGAGATCCCAGAATACCCAGTGCCAAACGGCAGCTAGGAATAAAAGACCAGAAAGAACGATGTGAGCGGCAGCTACACCTTCAAATGACCAAAAACCGGGGTTTGTGCCAATTTCGCCAGTGACGTCCCAGCCGTTCCAAGAACCAGTTACGCCCAAACGCGTCATGAAGGGTAGAACAAACATGCCCTGACGCCACATGGGGTTAAGGACGGGATCACTAGGATCAAAAGTAGCTAGCTCATACAGTGCCATTGAGCCAGCCCAACCTGCAACGAGTGCAGTGTGCATTAGGTGTACAGAAATCAGACGACCTGGGTCGTTAAGGACGACTGTATGTACGCGGTACCAAGGTAGTCCCATTGACTACTCTCCTCCTAAACAATCGTGTCTACTATGACCAAACATTTTCTCATTATTCATGAGGTTTGGCCGGAACCGACGTTACAACCTTGAAACCATTGCTAGTTCTGGATTGAAACGACTTTTCGGGGGCTATGTTTCTGTAAACTCCGATGAAATATTTTCACAAAAGTTTACAAATCATCCTTAAGAAATTTGTTTTATAAATGCTGTTTGTCACAAGGACTTAAGCTTTATGTTTTCTTTTCTACAGTATCTACACGGCATAGAATCCGGCAGAATTTGGTAGAAAAGTTTGTTTAAAGAAGTGTAACTATTGTTAGATGGCTTGGCAAGCAAAATCGTTTAAATGTAACGGCTTCATAAGGTTTAATTACTTGCAGTGAGGAGGTTGCTAGCTTGGTTTAACTGAGCGATCGCCTCTTCAGGGGTCATTAGGCGCTTAATTGTTACTTGGCCGATGTTAGAGGTATTATTCGCCATTTGGTGGGGTCTCACTTCAAGCATGAGGATAGGATCTTCGACTTGGTACAGCCAAAGTCTTTCGTCTTTGTGATCTATGGCAATGTTGGTGCGCTGGATACGGGGCGATCGCCGCCATGCTGCGTCATCCCAAAGTCCACCAAATTCCCAAACACGACCTATTTGCCATCCTTCTGTAAGAAAAAAGTATTTCATGGAAATTTGCTGGAAAAATATTCGTCAAAGGAATAGTACGAGATTCTTTGGGTATTGCATGACTTTTTCAACATCATGATCTCGACCCAAAACTTCAGAAAGGTGAGTCGTACTCTAGGTACCTATTTCTTACAACAAACTATTACTCATTCAGGAGTTGGCAAGTTTGTAAGCGATGGAATAGAGCTGGTAAATATTCGTAATAGCGTACAGATTGCATATAGAAGGCTTCATAGGAGCAGGAGCCACAAGGAGCCTTATCTGCTTCGCTAAGCGCAATGATTCGGGCTGCATCTTCTCCTACCCATGGCAAATGACCTTGGGAAGCTGTGGTGCTGTAGTTAATTTCGTCAGAGAGCTTCCAGGCAAATGATTCTCGAGTTTGCCATTGGGCGGAGCGTTTTTCTAGGGGAGTGAATTGATACCAACCGAGATGATCGCCCCATTGCTCAACCCATGCAATATGGGTAGCGGCTTGGGAAGGAGGAGATGCTAAGGCGCCTTGAACAGAAAAACCAAATTGGCCACCACTATATTGCTGCCACATCCCGTCAATAATTTGTAGGGTTTCACAGGTCAGCGCTTCAATTTGAACTGGGTCATAGTTTGGAGGAAAAATAGCGCTGCCGACCCAAACACGTGTCAAATCATTTGCCGTTTCCCAATCCTGACTCATTAAGGCAGACTCAAGATCACTGTAAAAAGTATCCGCTTGCTTTGCCAACAAAGGTTCAGCGAACAAACATCTGCCGAAACTAAATGCGGCGATCGCCAAAATTAGAGACTGTAATTTTTTCACAACACAAACCACCACCTAAAGTGGTTGAGACAATCGATTGTGATTACCCTGATGTTTTGTTGATGAACGCTAGAACGCTATGAGGCGATCGCCATTGGCTCGTTATCAAAGAGAACTGTCGTTAAACACAATCACTTCAGTTTTATCCTTAGATAGACTCGATGCACTCAGCTGAGTCCGATTGGTGCCGAGCTTTTTCGTCGTTACATCATCACCTAGCAATCCAAGGAAATCATCCACTGGGTTTAGGCGACAAGTATCATCTGCTCCTGTGCCGAGATAGTGGGTCGGAATAATGACTTTTGGCTGCAACAAATCAAGGGTTTTCACAGCTTGAGTCGGGAGATAGCCTTTCGGTGGGAAAGAAGGAGTACTGTTCACATGGGCATCAGTTCCACCAACAGGCAGCATCACCACATCAGCAGCGCCACCCGTCAAAATAAAGTCATCAATATCCACTTGTTCACCCGCACCACCGAGATGAAGGAAACCGATGCCACCAATCGTCCAGCTCCAAGCCACATTGGTGGGGAAGCGCCAACCACGATAACGTTCTGCATTCGCATGGTCTAGGCTAATGCCATTAAAGACAATGCCCTCTGCTTCAAATTGTCCTGCCTGCCAGAGAACAGTGGGATCACCCTTTAGATTTTCGATATAGCCTTCGTCAAAGAGCTGGCTCGTAATGAGCACGATGTCTGCTGTAGGGAAGTCGCCTCTATAGTCCGCAGTACAACCCGCAGATTTGTAGGGGTTAACGAGAATTTTGACGCCATTGTGTTGGATCAGAAAGCAGGTGTGGCCATACCATTGCACTGAGACATTGCCAGTTTGGGCCTGGGCAACTGAGCTTGTCTGAAATAGTCGGTGGCTGGCGATCGCCCCCAAAGCAGAAGCACTAGCGGTTTGAATAAACTGGCGACGTTTCATGGTGTAACTCAAAAAATCCTTTACGTGGTGAATATTTGACGAACGTTAGTGGACAAGCTCAGGGACGGCTTTAATCGAGACAAGAAAATTACGAAGTAAATCCTTGCCAGCAGTGGTCAAAATACTTTCTGGATGAAATTGTACTCCCTGGACATGGGGATAATCGCGGTGACGGACGCCCATAATGGTGCCATCATCCACTTGCGCCGTAATTTCAAGGCAATCAGGACAAGTTTCTTTCTCAATCACGAGGCTATGGTAGCGAGTCGCGGGGAAAGGATTGTCCAGTCCTGCAAAAACTCCTTGGTTCGTATGGTGAATTTGGGAGATTTTGCCATGCATCAAAACAGGAGCGCCAATAATATTGCCACCAAAGATTTGACCAATACTCTGATGCCCTAGACAGACACCGAGGATCGGAAGTTCCTGACCTAATTCGCGAATAATATCTAGTGATACACCCGCATCATCGGGGCGACCAGGGCCGGGGGAAATGACAATCCCATCTGGATTTTTCGCACGAATCTCAGCCAGGTTAATTTTGTCATTACGGTAAACCTCGATCTCGTTCGCAACGGGCAATTCTTTACCGAGTTCGCCGAGATATTGTACGAGGTTATAGGTAAAACTATCGTAGTTATCGATAACGAGAATCAAGGGGTTAGTCTCCTTATATCAACGGTTCAGGAAGTAAGCATGGCACGGAAATGGGGAAATGAGATCAACGTGGCAACAAGGAGTGAGGCGATCGCCCCGATGAGTACAGCGGCAGCGGCACAGTCTTTCGCAATTTTCGCGAGCTCATGATAGGTCTGTTGCACAGTGAGATCGACGACGGATTCGAGAGCAGTATTAATCAGCTCTAATACCAGTACGAGGGCAACCATCGCAGTCAAGACAGCGGTTTCCAGGAAACTGAGAGAGAGGAAAAAACACATCGACCACACAAAAATTGCGATACCGAGATGAATCCGAAAATTCCGCTGAGTTTGGGTTGCATAGACGATGCCTTGCCAGGCATATCGAAAACTGGCGAAAAGGTCTGGTGCCACTTTCCATGCGAGCGTTCGCCGTTCCGTTTTTTCTCGCAATGCTTGTTTTTCCTGCGTCATCTCACACCCAAGTAAATTCTCCCCATTATGGAATAAGTTGAACCCGCCGCAAGAGTAGCGCCTGACGGTCGAGCATTTTCTCTAAGCTCTGGTCATCGGGATGATCCCAGCCCAATAAATGTAGAAGACCGTGGCTCGCTAGCCAACCCAATTCTGTTTGGAGGCTATGGTTACGGGCGATCGCCTGTTTTTGAGCAGTATCTACCGAAACAATAATGTCACCAAGATAAATCGGTTCAGAGTCCGGCAGAGGCATCCCTAGGTCATCTTCTAGGGCTGCAAAAGACAACACATCCGTCGGTTGGTCTTTTTGGCGATATTGAGTATTGAGCTGGTGAATTTCCGCATCATCGGTAAATCGCAGAGTCAGTTCATAGCCCACAGCTTTAGGTAAAGTTTCAGCCAAATCCTGCAGCCAAGCATTTAACCAAGTCTGCCACTGGGCGATCGCCAACTCCGGTAACGTTTCAGCGAGGGTCATCTCAACAAAAATATCGTTATCCATCACTTAGTGAGTTAGCCATG from [Leptolyngbya] sp. PCC 7376 includes:
- a CDS encoding ABC transporter substrate-binding protein, which translates into the protein MLPRSVYTSAAIALIFGATLVGCNPSPDTTNTSTSTEEVAPSADNRILLGTTAQPRTIDPADSYEIAGLNIIYNVTESLYTYEVGTTEIKPLLATEMPIISEDGLSYTIPLREDVLFHDGETFNAEAMKFSLDRFMQNQGKPSFLLGDIIGTVEVTGEYQLTITLQRPFAAFPALLAFAGASAVSPAAYEIGSGNFAPNTLVGTGPYTLAEFNSDTIKLDRNSDYWGEAPKNAGVDFQIFGSNAANLFNSLRTGAVDIAYQSLEPEQITNLLADAENGQVQALEADGTAVNFMVLNRNLAPLDQLEVRQAIAHLIDRNLINERVLQGQAEPLYSLIPTSFAASEPIFEDVYGNANIEAAKTLLNEAGFSAENPAVVPLWYPSGSTTRGIIATTLKEFATRELDGMLVFEPSSVEGANYFKNIAQGVYPAALGNWYPDFLDADNYIHPMLDCDEGDEATGCEAGGAQNQGSFYWSETMNELIDSQRTETDLEARKAIFGEIQELMAADVPYIPIWQGTEYVFAQSNIQGLAVNPSQSLPLWLIEK
- a CDS encoding YkvA family protein, producing the protein MSLSPKAIYDWYRSTLRNPKYRWWIILGTLAYVISPIDISPDFFPLAGQVDDAIIVSLLLAELSQIAMEFFQKRQQTQAPNADEAGAAPTVDVNAVPTDG
- the psbB gene encoding photosystem II chlorophyll-binding protein CP47, which codes for MGLPWYRVHTVVLNDPGRLISVHLMHTALVAGWAGSMALYELATFDPSDPVLNPMWRQGMFVLPFMTRLGVTGSWNGWDVTGEIGTNPGFWSFEGVAAAHIVLSGLLFLAAVWHWVFWDLELFVDSRTGKPALDLPKMFGIHLFLSGLLCFGFGAFHLSGVWGPGMWISDPYGVTGHVQAVAPDWGPSGFNPFSPGGVVAHHIAAGIVGIIAGLFHLSVRPPERLYKALRMGNIETVLSSSIAAVFFAAFIVAGTMWYGNATTPIELFGPTRYQWDSDYFNTEIQRRVDAEVAAGATLSEAWNTIPEKLAFYDYVGNSPAKGGLFRTGPMDQGDGIAQSWSGHPIFTDSEGRELTVRRMPNFFETFPVIMTDAEGVIRADIPFRRSESKFSVEQAGVTATFYGGELDGQSFTDTATIRKYARRAQLGESFEFDTETLGSDGVFRTSPRGWFTFGHAVFALFFFFGHIWHGSRTLYRDVFAGVDPELANTQVEWGFYKKVGDKSTVNAERT
- a CDS encoding GUN4 domain-containing protein — encoded protein: MKKLQSLILAIAAFSFGRCLFAEPLLAKQADTFYSDLESALMSQDWETANDLTRVWVGSAIFPPNYDPVQIEALTCETLQIIDGMWQQYSGGQFGFSVQGALASPPSQAATHIAWVEQWGDHLGWYQFTPLEKRSAQWQTRESFAWKLSDEINYSTTASQGHLPWVGEDAARIIALSEADKAPCGSCSYEAFYMQSVRYYEYLPALFHRLQTCQLLNE
- a CDS encoding MBL fold metallo-hydrolase — encoded protein: MKRRQFIQTASASALGAIASHRLFQTSSVAQAQTGNVSVQWYGHTCFLIQHNGVKILVNPYKSAGCTADYRGDFPTADIVLITSQLFDEGYIENLKGDPTVLWQAGQFEAEGIVFNGISLDHANAERYRGWRFPTNVAWSWTIGGIGFLHLGGAGEQVDIDDFILTGGAADVVMLPVGGTDAHVNSTPSFPPKGYLPTQAVKTLDLLQPKVIIPTHYLGTGADDTCRLNPVDDFLGLLGDDVTTKKLGTNRTQLSASSLSKDKTEVIVFNDSSL
- a CDS encoding aminodeoxychorismate/anthranilate synthase component II codes for the protein MILVIDNYDSFTYNLVQYLGELGKELPVANEIEVYRNDKINLAEIRAKNPDGIVISPGPGRPDDAGVSLDIIRELGQELPILGVCLGHQSIGQIFGGNIIGAPVLMHGKISQIHHTNQGVFAGLDNPFPATRYHSLVIEKETCPDCLEITAQVDDGTIMGVRHRDYPHVQGVQFHPESILTTAGKDLLRNFLVSIKAVPELVH
- a CDS encoding diacylglycerol kinase family protein is translated as MTQEKQALREKTERRTLAWKVAPDLFASFRYAWQGIVYATQTQRNFRIHLGIAIFVWSMCFFLSLSFLETAVLTAMVALVLVLELINTALESVVDLTVQQTYHELAKIAKDCAAAAVLIGAIASLLVATLISFPHFRAMLTS
- the ybeY gene encoding rRNA maturation RNase YbeY; amino-acid sequence: MDNDIFVEMTLAETLPELAIAQWQTWLNAWLQDLAETLPKAVGYELTLRFTDDAEIHQLNTQYRQKDQPTDVLSFAALEDDLGMPLPDSEPIYLGDIIVSVDTAQKQAIARNHSLQTELGWLASHGLLHLLGWDHPDDQSLEKMLDRQALLLRRVQLIP